ACTACACGCTTGCGGCCGGATTCACCGCGCAGCCAGCTTTCGAACGCCAGCTCCAGCCCTTCCAGGCCCACATCATCCACATCGGTGAACCCGAGCAGGTGACCGGTGACTTCGCCGGCGGGATAGAACCGGCGATACTCCCGGCGCAACGCCACGCCGGGGAGATCGAGATCCATCACCTGCTGGGCGAGGTCCGGCGACACATGCCGCCGCAGATAGACGAACTCGCGCCCGCTACGCTGGCGCAGCCGTTGCGCCAGCGCGGACGGGTCAATGTCCAGCATGCGCGCCAGCTCCGGCAGGCGGTCGGCGGCTTCCAGCAGATTGCCAGGATGCGCCCAGACGGTTTCCACCGGGGTACTGATGGCCAGCGGCTCACCGGTACGGTCCGTGAGCATGCCGCGATGCGCCGGGTCGGACACCACCCGCAGGTGGCGGGCATCCCCCTGATGCTGCAGAAAGTCCTTGCGCACCACCTGCAGATCCACAGCACGCCACCCCAGCGCACCGGCCAGCACGGCGAACGCCACCAGCACGGTGACGTAGCGCCAGTATGGCGGCTGATACGGCTTGTTGGCGTTGGCTGTGCTCACGTGCCACTCCTCATCGGGATCAATCCCTGTTCCCTGACGGCCGGCGCAGGATGACCACGTCATCCCGCCCGGGCATCACCATGTCCAGCTCCTCGCGAGCGAGCCGCTCGACCCGCCCATGGGTGGCCCACGCCCCCTGCTCCAGGCGCAACATGCCCCATTCGGCGTCCAGGGCATCACGCTCGCGGTTGAGCTCCTGCAGTTCGGCAAACAACACCCGGCTCTGGTGCTGGCTGTAGATCACCAGCAGTGCCGACAGCGCCACCGCTGCCGCCAGCCCGGAGACAACCAGCGCCGAGCCATTCATGACAGCCGCTCCGCGACGCGCATCACCGCACTCCGCGCCCGCGGATTGGCGCGGGCTTCTTCATTCCCGGCACGCACGGCGCGACCGATGGGTCGCAGGCGCGCACGCAGCCCTTCCGGCACCACCGGAATCTCCGGCGGCAGATCCCGTTGCTCGCCGGCGCCCCGGATGAATCGCTTGACCATCCGGTCCTCCAGCGAATGGAAACTGATCACCACCAGCCGGCCCCCGGGGGCGAGCAGGTCGATGACCGAATCCAGAAAACGCTGCAGGGCATCGAGTTCGCCGTTCAGGGCGATCCGGATGGCCTGGAACGTCCGCGTGGCCGGGTGCTTGTGCCGGTCCGGGTACGGCACCGCCGCAGCCACCAGGGCGGCCAGCTCGCCGGTGGTCCCGGGCAAATCGCCGGCCTCCCGCGCCTTCACGAGGGCACGGGCAATGCGCTTGGCGAACCGCTCCTCACCGTAGATGCGCAGCACCCGCACCAGGTCCTTTTCCGCCACCCGCGCCAGCCACTCCCGGGCGGTTTCACCGGCGGAGGTATCCATACGCATATCCAGCGGGCCGTCATGGCGGAAGCTGAAGCCACGGTCGGCGTCGTCCAGCTGCGGCGACGACATACCGAGATCCAACAACACGCCATCCAGGGCGTGGACGCCGTCCTTCCGCAGGACGTCGACCGCGTCACCGAAGGAGGCGTGCCGGACACGAGCACGCCCATCGCCGGCAAAGCGCTGCTCGGCGGCATCAATGGCCTCCGGGTCGCGATCCAGGAGCCACAGCCGCCCCGCTGGGCCGAGCCGCTCCATGATCGCGGCGGCATGTCCGCCGCGCCCGAAGGTGCCATCCATGTAGACGCCGCTCTCCTGCACGTTGAGCGCCTCCACTGCTTCGGCCAGCAGTACCGGCCGGTGTTGGTCTTCGGCGATCATGGCCAGATCCGGATCACAGGGACAGCTGCTGCAGCTCGTCCGGCATCCCCTCCTTGTCCGCCGCCGACGACAGCCACTGATCGAACCGCTCGTTCCACGTGCCTTCGTCCCAGAGCTCGAACCGCTTGCCCTGACCCACCAGCACCACCCGCTTGTCCAGGCCGGCGAACTCCCGCAACGGCGGCGGCAGCAGCACCCGGCCACTGCCGTCCAGCTGTGCCTCGGTGGCATGACCGAGATACACGCGTTGCAGTGAGCGCGCGTGGGCGTTCAGAGACGGCAGTGACATGAGCTTCTCCTCGATCTCTTCCCACTCCGGCAGGGGATAGACCAGCAGACAGCGCTCGGGATCCGCGGTCACCACGATCTCGCCCTCGCAGAAACTCATGAGCTTGTCGCGGAAGCGACTGGGAAAGCTCATGCGCCCCTTGCCGTCGAGATTGAGATTGGCGACCCCCCGAACTCTAAACACGTTCTACCCCTGATGCCCCCGGATATTCCATTTTGTGCCACTTCATCCCACTTCGTCACACTATAGGGAGCCTGTCTCCCACCTGTCAAGGAAACGGACAGGGATTCTTTCTTGTGTGACAAGAACTTAAGAATCCCCGGGTGTCGCTGCCACGCGACGGCAGCAAGCGAATGGAATCGAGACTCAAATCAGCGCGTTAAGAAGTGTTTCTGGAATTGGCTGCAAGAAAGACCATCGGGCGGGGCCGACAAAAAGGGACAACCGACGGCGGGAGGAGACGGTCGACATTCACCCGTCGGCGCGGGATTGCGCCGACGGGTGATTCCGGAAAAGAGAAGGAGTCAGCCGGTAAGCCGGGTTCTGTCGATGGGCAACCATTCCTCTGGGACGCGCGTCACCGCGCGCCTCAAGCGACCTACCCGGGAGCGATGCGGGCCACATCATGGCTCCCCTATTTGGTCTTGCTCCGGGTGGGGTTTACCGTGCCGCGGCGTGTTGCCACCCGCGCGGTGCGCTCTTACCGCACCTTTTCACCCTTGCCTGTGCCCTGACGGGCCATCGGCGGTCTGTTTTCTGCGGCACTTTCCGTAGGCTCACGCCTCCCAGGTGTTACCTGGCACCCTGCCCTGTGGAGCCCGGACTTTCCTCCGCCGGTGGAAACACCGGCAGCGATTGCCTGGCCGACTCCACGAACAGGGTAACACGGTGACGGGCCGTCAATCGCGCTGCAGTTCCAGCAAGCGCTGATAACAGGCATTGCGGGGCAGCCCCAGGATACGGGCACCCAGCGCCGCGGCCTGCTTGACGGGCAGCTCCGCAAGAAGCACGCCGAGGACGCGGTCGCGCTCGGCGTCGTTCACCGTCGTCGGCGGCGCACCGGCAACCACCAGGACGAACTCGCCACGGCGCTGATCCGGATCGTCCCGGACCAGCGTCAGCAAATCAGCCAGGGAGCTGGCGCGGACGGTTTCATACGCCTTCGTCAACTCCCGGGCCATGACCGCCTGGCGCTCACCGCCCAGGGCAGCAACCATGGCCTCCAGGGTCGCCTCGATGCGGTGGGATGACTCCAGG
The DNA window shown above is from Aquisalimonas sp. 2447 and carries:
- the rsmH gene encoding 16S rRNA (cytosine(1402)-N(4))-methyltransferase RsmH produces the protein MIAEDQHRPVLLAEAVEALNVQESGVYMDGTFGRGGHAAAIMERLGPAGRLWLLDRDPEAIDAAEQRFAGDGRARVRHASFGDAVDVLRKDGVHALDGVLLDLGMSSPQLDDADRGFSFRHDGPLDMRMDTSAGETAREWLARVAEKDLVRVLRIYGEERFAKRIARALVKAREAGDLPGTTGELAALVAAAVPYPDRHKHPATRTFQAIRIALNGELDALQRFLDSVIDLLAPGGRLVVISFHSLEDRMVKRFIRGAGEQRDLPPEIPVVPEGLRARLRPIGRAVRAGNEEARANPRARSAVMRVAERLS
- the ftsL gene encoding cell division protein FtsL, with amino-acid sequence MNGSALVVSGLAAAVALSALLVIYSQHQSRVLFAELQELNRERDALDAEWGMLRLEQGAWATHGRVERLAREELDMVMPGRDDVVILRRPSGNRD
- the mraZ gene encoding division/cell wall cluster transcriptional repressor MraZ — encoded protein: MSFPSRFRDKLMSFCEGEIVVTADPERCLLVYPLPEWEEIEEKLMSLPSLNAHARSLQRVYLGHATEAQLDGSGRVLLPPPLREFAGLDKRVVLVGQGKRFELWDEGTWNERFDQWLSSAADKEGMPDELQQLSL